In Calypte anna isolate BGI_N300 chromosome Z, bCalAnn1_v1.p, whole genome shotgun sequence, the following are encoded in one genomic region:
- the ESM1 gene encoding endothelial cell-specific molecule 1 isoform X2, whose amino-acid sequence MEHLPLQDMKGFLFFTLLLMPVHAGTAWSAKYAVDCPDPCDSNACKSTLRCKRTVLDDCGCCRVCAAALGETCYRTVSGMDGVKCGPGLKCQFYTEEDDFGDEFGICKENDMASGDGNSVKEEFIKEKAILSPVMKWLNPR is encoded by the exons ATGGAGCATTTACCCCTGCAAGACATGAAGGGCTTCTTGTTTTTCACACTCCTCCTGATGCCCGTGCACGCTGGAACTGCTTGGAGTGCGAAGTATGCAGTAGATTGTCCCGATCCCTGTGACAGTAACGCATGCAAAAGTACCCTGCGCTGTAAGAGAACAGTGCTGGATgactgtggctgctgcagggtgtgtgcagctgctctgggggaGACTTGCTATCGTACAGTCTCGGGTATGGATGGTGTCAAGTGTGGTCCTGGGCTGAAGTGCCAGTTTTACACTGAGGAGGATGACTTTGGTGATGAATTTGGTATCTGCAAAG agaaCGACATGGCATCAGGGGATGGCAATTCTGTGAAAGAGGAATTTATTAAGGAGAAAGCTATTCTCTCTCCAGTGATGAAATGGCTAAATCCTCGCTGA
- the ESM1 gene encoding endothelial cell-specific molecule 1 isoform X1, whose translation MEHLPLQDMKGFLFFTLLLMPVHAGTAWSAKYAVDCPDPCDSNACKSTLRCKRTVLDDCGCCRVCAAALGETCYRTVSGMDGVKCGPGLKCQFYTEEDDFGDEFGICKECPYGTYGMECRKTCNCPSGICDRVTGKCLKFPFFQLSASKPPNERKLVSQTENDMASGDGNSVKEEFIKEKAILSPVMKWLNPR comes from the exons ATGGAGCATTTACCCCTGCAAGACATGAAGGGCTTCTTGTTTTTCACACTCCTCCTGATGCCCGTGCACGCTGGAACTGCTTGGAGTGCGAAGTATGCAGTAGATTGTCCCGATCCCTGTGACAGTAACGCATGCAAAAGTACCCTGCGCTGTAAGAGAACAGTGCTGGATgactgtggctgctgcagggtgtgtgcagctgctctgggggaGACTTGCTATCGTACAGTCTCGGGTATGGATGGTGTCAAGTGTGGTCCTGGGCTGAAGTGCCAGTTTTACACTGAGGAGGATGACTTTGGTGATGAATTTGGTATCTGCAAAG AGTGCCCATATGGTACCTATGGAATGGAATGCAGGAAAACCTGCAACTGTCCCTCTGGCATCTGTGACAGAGTAACTGGGAAGTGTTTGAAGTTCCCATTTTTTCAACTGTCTGCCTCAAAGCCTCCAAATGAACGAAAATTAGTTTCACAAACAG agaaCGACATGGCATCAGGGGATGGCAATTCTGTGAAAGAGGAATTTATTAAGGAGAAAGCTATTCTCTCTCCAGTGATGAAATGGCTAAATCCTCGCTGA